The Nostoc sp. 'Peltigera membranacea cyanobiont' N6 genome contains the following window.
GCGGTAGTAGATTTACCTTTTCAGGAGCTGCTGCTGAATTCGCAAAACCGCTTCCTCCCCTGGCAAACCTTACCTGAAAGCCTCCTCAAAAACCCTTCATCTCACGAACTCGACCTGGAAATTTCACCTCGTCTGGTGGTCTATGGTCATTGCACCCTTGACCCCAAAACAAACTGTATCTACAACCTTTATCCCAAATGTTACGGCTGTGGTAGTTTCCGCCCCAGTACGAGCAAATTACCCCTTTATGAACGGCAATATGCTGGAGAACACAAACGTATGGAGTCAGCTAAACAAGCTGGGGCAGCCCTGGCCTATGAAGAATCCAAGGCTACCCTAGAAGCAATGGATAAATGGCTATCAGATTTGAGGAAAGTTGCTAATGGCGAAGCAACTTAATCGAGAAAAACAGACTGCTGTCCTTCTCTCAGCCCAACAAAAGCGAAAAGAGCAGAAACGTGAACAAGTGTTTCGCGCTATTGAAGAGATTAAAAAAAGCGGTAAACCCTTGACCTTCCCTAACATTGCTCAAGTCGCTGGCTGTTCCATTTCCTACCTCTACAAATGGACGGAATTAACTGAATACATTCATGATTTACAGTCGCAAAAAACACAGCAACTAAATTCATTAGAGTCGAAACAACCTGGACCTCATAGCCTCAAAACTCTAAGCGAAGTATTCAAGCAACGGATTCGAGAACTGTCAGCTGAAAATAAAGAATTAAAGCGACAGAATCAGAACTTGAGAGGTCATGTTGCGGAAATCTTTGAGTTGAAGTCTGAATGTGAACGTCTGCGAACACAAATTAAGCAGTTGACCACACCTGAGTCATCCCCAAAAGTTGTTTCTCTGAACTCGGTTCCTAAGAAGTCTGATAATGGCGAACTCAAGAATCTATCTCAAGAAATTACTCATTTAATTACCGAAATGGGCATCAAAATCGGTGTTAGATTAAAACAGGAAATAGCCAAACACGAGCCAGAGAGAGTGAAGTTGGCAATATCCGCCTTCGAGCAATACCGAAGCCATAATAGTATCGAGAGTCCCGGTGCTTGCTTGCTGGCAATGATTCGTGATGAAGCTGAACCTAATGTTCCTCTCAAAGCGATGACTCCTCTTGAGGATGAGTTTGAACGTTGGTATTGTCAGGCTATTGAAAGTGGTTTCTGCCAAGATGTTCCAAAAAAATATTTACCCATACAGCAAGGAGAAATTCAGGTTAGAGTAAACAATGATAAATTTTCATCAGGTTATGAACTACTATCCTGGCAAATAGCTAAAGCGAAAATGGAATTAGATGAAGATTCATCAATATCTTGACTCAGGGTCAACTCTTTTATACCCTCGTTTTTCCCTTCGCTCTTGCAGTTTGTAGTAAGTTATTAACGCGGCTTGGTAATCAGGGCAATCTAAATCTTTTGACTTGCCAAACCCCCGATAGATGGCACTACCCCAAGTTTTGGTGATCGTCCACTCTCCAAATAGGTTTTGGCAAAGGGTTAAGGTGTAGAATCGCGTATCTCTTTGCCACTTCGATTGAAGCCATTTGTCAAGTTCGTAGGCAATTTTTACAGTCATCTCAACCACGTTTTTGCTTCGCAGGGAGCAAGAATGTATCAACACGATGATTTTAATAATTAGGCACTGAAAAGTACGGTAATGAGTCAAAAATACTAGTTACATTTTGTAAATTTTTCTGCTTTGTTAAAAGGGAGTTATCAGAGGTTACGTTGTAGAATAATTTAACAAAACTCAGTCACATCAAGGCTTCTACGACGTGGATTCTACATAAGCCACTGCATAAAGCCGCGAGATTTTCTGCTCGATTGTCCTCGGGCGTATAATTTCGGTGGTGAACCACTAACGTTTTAATGCTACGTTCTCTACGATTTAATCCATCCCTTTTATCAGTTGGACGTAAGCATTGCATACCGCAGTGCGTGCATTTCCAGTCTGATTTTGATTTGACCTCAAGTGCTATAGTATCCCAGTTTTAAGAATAGCGACTGCGGTTTTTACCAGTCATCAATCAGTTCCTTTTGGGTTGCAGAAAACTAATTTTGATTGAATTTGACGCGATATTATTGTGATTATATTTACGCAGAAAGTTTTCCGGAAAAATTCACCTGTGACATAACTTGTGTGCGTATTGAATTAGCAGCCTTCTCTGCAATTTCTTCTCTATCAGAATCAGTAAGAACTACTGCAAGTAACGATTTGAGAGCTTCTCGGTTAGATATAAACTCTTCACCGTATAAATCATCTTGCAACAAAGTAGCTTCCAAGTGAGGTATTAACTCAGGTGTAGGAGATAGCAACCGCTCTTTAATGCGTGTCCTTGCAGTCTCTGTCGCAGAAGTTGTACCTATACCTAAATCCCATGTTTCAATTATTAGCCTGACTTCGCGGTTGAGAGATACACGCAGCGTTGATAGACGACCAAATAAAGGAAGATTGAGCATTAAAGGTGGTAATGCATTACCCCAATCCAAACCAGCGCCAATCGTGCAATTTGCTTCATCTTCGATGCAAACAGCCTCTTCGAGCCATCCTTCACCAAAAAGTAAATCTATAGCTTCTTGGGTTGTTATTGACTCGTTTGCCTCAGAATTATCCTTTTGCTGTTGATGGTTCATAAATTTTTACCCGATCGGACTTTATCTTCGTCTCAATACACCATACTCAAAGTAGACTAAATTTTCATATTCTTCTTCCGAACCGCAGTTCAACATGTTTTGTTTTTCGTAAAATCCTTCAGACCTTGGTAAGGAATGCAACCCAATTCTACCTTCATACCCAAGCTCAACACTTCTAATTCTTGCGAAATTTAATAGTGCTTGACCAACACCTTTGAATTGAGGCGGGCGTTGAATCTCGATTCGGTTAGTAGGGGCAGTGGCAATGCCATCAACATAAACTAGCCTCTTACCAATATTTAACCGAGAACCGTGCATTTGCGTTTCTATTATCATTAATCCTTGAGTTTTGTTTTCGCACTCAATTGCGTAACCTTCAAGATTTTCTTGATTGGCAATATATCTTAATTTAAATATCCAGTCCCAGTATTTATCTTCTTGACTAAATAACCTTAAGCTTTCTACCCAATAATTGACATAATCATCAACATGTCTTTGGACTAAATCTACCAAATAGGCTTCAACAGATGTATTATCAACACCTCTTTTTAACTCGATTTTTCGCTGCACCTAAAGCTCCTAATTGTCAACTGATTATTAAAGCTTGTGACTGCTATTTGACTGGTAGATAAAAGAGTAAATATGAATGCGTATATCAATAGCTTTATGCCAACCAGCAAGCACAGCATCATCTGAAATATCTCCAAGAACTACCAAACCATCTTCTTTATCCATATAGTAAGGTAAAGGTTCAGCGCTCAACCAACCATAAACAATGGCTTCTTGATCTCGCTCAACAATTGAAACTTCTAAACTTTGTTCATACCTTGAATAGTAGTAAGGTAAATAGCAGGCTGGATACTCTCTTAGAGATTCACGATTAACTGTGTATGATTGCCAACGCAGTTGCTCTCCCTTGATTTCTTTATGATTAGCTTCTAGCCAATCATAGAGCTTTTTAGCTTGCCGCAATGCGTGGTCTTTGCCTGCAAAAACGACGTTGGGAAGAAAAATATCGCCGTCAAAATGCACCGCAATGTCAAATAAATCTTCATCTTCTGCTTCTGTTACCTCAATGATTCCAGCCTTATATAGTTCGGTCATTTCCCTACATTGCTTCGTCAAATGTACCCTTACATGATTCAAATTTTAGCTTTCAGTTACAGAATAATCAGAACACTCTGTTGGCTCTAGTACAGCACAGGGGAAGTAAATCACCCATTTCAAATCAATACAACTCTTAGAGAGGCTGCGCCCTAAGCGTAGCTATGCCGCAGGCTTTACGGCTTTGCTCAGTAACCATGAAACGCTTACGCTGTTTTAATTTTTAATTCCGTTTTGCGGTACTAGTCCCTTGTCTGGAATCCAGGATCGGTAACTTTTGTTTGTGTAGACGAGCCAGCGCCGTGGGCGAGTTTCCCACGCCAGTCTGCACAACGGGAGGAACCCCGCAAGCGGCTGGCTCGACTTGTTCGCGCAGCGTCTCCGATAGGAGAGGCAACTGGCGTGCGTTTTCTAAGCGCCTTTTGTTAAGTTGATACCAATGAGCATCGCTGTGTCAATACCATGTGTTGCATCCAAATGAGAACTGCTATAGTTTCTGCTTTTTGCAACGCAATCAAAAACTCTGCGTCATTTTTTAGTACTGCCCTGTTAAACAAGTGAACACCTTCAAACCTTGATACTCAGGCAGTTAAATTATGGCTAATATGTCTCCAGCCTCTAGGCGTAGCAAGAGACACCAATTATTACAAATGTATGGAAACCGCTGTTGCTGGTGTAGCAAGCAAATGACCAAATCCGAAAGAACCATTGAACACTTAGTTCCTAAGAGTCTGGGCGGCTCTAATAGTCTCTCGAATTTGCGTTTGGCTTGTTTCACTTGCAATAATTCCCGTGGTAACAGTCTATTACCTCCACAAAATAGAAATATTTTTGAACTAACAAATAGAACTTATGAATAGCATTTAGTTGAATTTCGTCAAAAGATGCTTCTGATAAATTCTGGATATCGTTGGTGTAAGCATCTGCCTAAATGAGATAATGTCCATCATAAAAACCACACATTAAAAAAAATGTATGGATGATTTAGATCAACGGTTGAATACCTTAATTACAGAGGTACGTCAACAACCACCTAACAGCATAAAATGGCGATTTGCCATGAATCGGTTACTACTAGAAATTCAGCAACTCCCAGGATTAGCCAAATCCTCTCATCCAGACTATCCAGCAGCCCTAAACCGTACTTTAGAGTATATCAGCCTTAATCTTGCCAAATTTGATCTGAATTCTCCCTCAGTTTCCGAAAGCTTTTTGAAGTGGATCAATAGCTACCTTGGTTGGCGAATTAGAGATTTGTACTCTCCTGATAAAGATGCTCCACTCAGTTTAGATGCTCCCATAGCCTCAAACTTTGGGGAAATAACTTTGCTCGATAAGTTACCCAATTTTACTTTGAGTGGTTTGGATGGTCTAATTGAAAATTCTCAACGGGAAACTACTCAACGGATTGGTCTAGAATTAGAGCTTTACATTGAGCAAGATCCCGAAGGTAAGCTCAAAAATAGTTATTCTGGTTCTTCTGTTGGGTGTAATTGTCAATTCCTCAGCCAGAGACGTGTACTCAAAGAACCACCTGACAAAATTGCAGATATAGCGCGAGAGTTGAGCATTCCTCGTACAACCGTCAATTCGCATTGGAAGAGAAAATGCGAACCAATACTTCAAAAAATTGCCGCAGATTTGGGATATAAACAGGAGCAATCGTTATGAACAGCACAACTTCCCCCTTGTTAATGGTTCCGCTAGATTTAGAAATTCATTCTAGAGCAAGACATTTAGCCGCTCAACAAAGCACAGTAGAAAAAGGTAAGCGAGTTTATTTGAATGCGTTAGCAGTTTACGCAGTTCATAGCTTTTTAAAATGGTTGCAAATACCAACAGATTTTAATTTATCAGATTCTTGGAATCCAGTTAAAGCAGCTTTATCAAATGTAGCTGATTTGGTAATTCCAAATGTGGGAACATTAGAATGTCGTCCAGTTTTACCCCAAGAAACTGTCATTTTATTACCAGATACTATAGAAAATAAGATTGGCTATGTAGCTATACAGTTTCAGGAAAGCCTAGATTCAGTGCAGCTATTAGGATTTGCACCAGCCGTTGATGAAGTGAATCCGCCTGCACAGTTAGCAGTGTCAGAACTCCAGCCGATTGAGTCTCTCCTTGAGCAAATTACTCGTCTTGAAGTTGCGATCGCTTTTCTACAAACTGATGACTCAGTGGCAGTACAAGTACGGTCTGTATTAGACAACAAACCTTTATCAGAGATTGTGGCACAGTTTGAGCTTCTTTACCGAACTGGCGATGAATTTGAGTGGCGCTACGCCGGAGGGGAAATATTAGCTGGAGATACTCGCGCTGTTGGTGCTACTCGTGAAACAATTCAGCAAGATGATAGCGAATTACAAGATTTAGCCGAAATGCTATTGGAGAAGTTAGCAGAAATTTGGGGAGATGTTGCGTAGTTTGAGCGGTTGGGAATGATGTATATAACTACCCAAAACATCCAATTGTCATGGCTAAAGGATTCGGTTATCAAAAATCACCAGATTTTACTCAACGCCAAAAAGCTTATTTCAAGCTGATTAAACAGCTACTCAACTGTCCTAGTGGCAGGGAAATGAAGATTCTCAGGAAATACGCACACTTGGTTGATGCTGGGTTTGTAGAAACTTTGGAAATGGTAGCCCAAATCCGGGTTAACCAAGGAGATATTCGTTCTGCTTACTTTTTGAGAAATTTTGCTCATTGGCTAGGTGAGGAACTGGAATTATATAGAGATGAGCCTTCAGCAACAGATAATCTTATCAGGCCTCCTGCTTTTTTAGGTGAAATATTGTGGGCGATCTCACAAAATAAAGGCAACCCACAAGCCGTTTACCCTCTACTTAAAGCTAACTTAGATCAACTCAATGATAATTTTTATGAACAGTTTAATTACTGGATAAACTTTAGCCTATTGAACAATGTACCAACAACAGAAAAATTAGCATTAACAAAAGGTATTGTTGATTTCTGTATTATGCTTTGGGCATTTCCCTTTGGAAACAGAGCAATTAACTTAGAAATTAGCATTACTGGCTTAGAAGCTGCTACCAAGATTTTTACCCGTCAGATTGTCCCAGAAATTTGGGCTAATATCCAATTAAATTTAGCACCAGCCTACCGCCATCGGATTCGAGGAAATCGCGCAGATAACCAAGAAAAGGCAATTGCTGCTTGTAATAATGGCTTGCTTATCTACACCAGCGACAGTTTTCTCCAAGAGTGGGCGAGTCTGCAAAGTAATCTCGGTCTTGTCTATACTGACAGAATTATAGGAGACAAAGCCGAGAATTTGGAAAAGTCAATTTCTTGCTATGAAGCTGCTTTAAAAGTTGTTAACCGCGCTCAACTTCCTGAACTTTGGGGTACTCTTCAAAATAATTTGGGGAATGCGTACCTTTTTAGAATTCAAGGTGATGAAGCACAGAATTTAGAAAAGGCGATCGCTTGTTATCAAGTCGCCCTACAAGTACGTACCCGTTCGGCATCGCCTTATTATTGGGCTAGTAGCCAACATAACCTAGCCAATGCCTACACTCAAAGGATTCTGGGTAATAAACAAAAGAATTTAGAAAAGGCAATTTCAGCATATATTAACGCCTTAGAAGTTTACACCGTTTCTGATTATCCTGAACGATGGGCAGGAACAAAAACCAATCTGGGAAATGCTTATTGGGAAACAGGTCAAATTACTGAGGCGCTTGAATGTTTCCGCGCTGCTTTGCAAGTCTTCACTCCCACTAAATTTCCCAGAGATTGCATACAAACTGGATTGAGTTTAGGTAAAACAGCCTTGGCTGCTGGCATGAAAGCAGAAGCTTTTGAAGGTTATGCAGTTGCCATTGAAGCTGTTGAACAAAGCCGTCATTGGGCTGGAATTTCTCAGAAACAAGAAATTCCAGAAGAAATACTTGCCTACACGGAGATGGTGTTTTTTTGTATCACTAATGGGCAACAAGATAAAGCCAGGGAATATGCAAACCGTTCTGGTAAGCAAAAAATTTTAACTCTCTTAGATAATTATGAAATTCATCAAATTAACTCAAATTCACAATTCCTTGGACAGATATTAAAAGTAATTGCTGAAAACAATGGAGAATCAGCAGCAGTATATCAAATTCTCGAAAATAATCTGAATGAATTAAATGAGGAATTTATTCAGCGTTTACAAATGTTTAAGTATGTTTTTCGAGAATTACCATCAGGGCAAGCTATTCAACTTGCTGCTACTATTTTTACTTTCAGTAATCTGATTCAGAGGTTTCCACAAGGCGATCAAGCAATTAATTTTAAAATTGCAGCTACAGGTTATGAATTAGCAACTACTATTTTTACTAAGAAAGATTTTCCTGAACAATGGGAAGAGATTGAATATGCGAGCCGTGAACTATTTCAGATTCAGCTATTTGAAGCAGTATTTAAGAACCTAGACAAGAACCTAGAAAATCCTAAAGCTGTTGTATACCCATTACTGGAAGCAAATAAACACAAACTTGATGAACGCTTTGCTACCGTATTGCGATTGAAGACAACAGCTATCCTGTCTGAAGCGCCGCCAGAGTATGCAAAATTTATTGCTGCAAGCCTTGTAGATTTGAGCCTTCTGATTAAAGAATTTCGACAGGGTAGTGAGGCGAACAACTTAGAGATTGCTATCACAGGTTACGAAATTGCTTCTAAAGTCTTGACTTGCCAAGCTTTCCCAGAACAATGGGGTATGTGTCAATTTATGTTGGGCAATGCTTACCACCGTCGAATAAAAGGTGAGCAAGCAGAAAACCTAGAACAATCCCTTTCTTACTTACACAATGCTTTACAAGTCTGTAACCGTGAGCAGTTTCCCGAACTTTGGGCAGAAATTTACAGTCATTTGGCCATTGCCTATGGCTATCGGATTCGTGGCGATCAAGTAGAGAATGCAGAACTAGCTATCAAGGCTGGTGAAGCTGCGATGCAGGTTTGGACTCACGATAAATCTCCTGAAGGATGGGGAAAAATCCAAAACAATCTAGGCATTATCTACCGCGATCGCATTTTAGGAGACAAGGCTGAAAATTTAGAACAAGCGATCGCTTGTTATCAAAATGCCCTTTCCATTCGTACTCGTGAAGACTTCCCAGAACTTTGGGCGCAAACTCAATTCAACATCGGCTCTGCTTATCGTCAGAGACTCAGAGGTGATGCAGCAGAAAATGTGGAAATGGCGATCGCTGCTAATCAATCTGCTTTACAAGTCTACACAAAAGCAGCCTTTCCCACAAATTGGGCAGAAGTACATATAAATTTGGCTAATGCCTATCTTCACCGAATTCATGGCGATAGGAGCCAGAACTTAGAAAAGGCGATCGCTGCTCATCAATCTGCTTTACAAGTCTTCACCAAAGATAAATCTCCCCGACAATGGGCGATGACTCAGATGAATTTAGGAAATGTCTTCTTGATGCAACAGCAAATAGAAGCAGCAATTACCTCTTATCGTTCAGCTTTAAAAATCTTCACTCCGACTGCTTTTCCTAACGAATGCCTAAAAGTAGGAGAAATGTTAGGAAACACTGCTTTTGACATTGGTGATTGGGCTGAAGCTATTAGGGGTTATAGTGTGGCGATTGAAGCTGTAGAAACCAGTCGCATTTGGGTAATTTCTGAGTCACGCCGTCAAGGAATCTTAGCTAATTCTCTCCATATTTACCAAAATATGGTGCAAGCTTGTATTAATAATAAACAACTGAATAAAGCTGTTGAATATGTCGAACGTTCTCGCTCAAAACGACTCGTAGATTTAATGGCAAGCAATGATCTTTATTCAGATGGGGAAATTCCTGCTGAAATTCAACAGTATTTACAAGATTTTGAAGCGATACAACGGCAAATTGATAATGAACTAAGACACCATTATAATAGCAGTAACTTGGATGGTAATAAACTCGGTAAAAGCCCACATAGTCGGGCTGCTAACGAAGCTTATAACGAAACTATTGCAGATTTGGAAGCTGAAAAACAGCAAATTTGGGAACAAATGCGCCGCCTAGATCCTGTCCTGGCTGGTCAAATTCAAGTAAGTCCCATGAATTTGTCATCCATACAGCAGCTCATTAAACTGCCTACAACAGCTATTCTGAGCTTTTATACTACCTTGAATGACACTCATATCTTTGTCATCCGGCAGAGTCAAATTACTTTGCACACTTGTACTGGATTGGGATTTGAAACTTTACAATCATCAATTTTAACTCACTGGTTAGAGCAATATGTTCATCACAAAGACACTTGGAAAGAGCAATTTAGTTTTTTAATAGCAGAACTAGCTGAAGTCTTAAAATTCAATGATTTAATTGCACAACATCTGAAAAATATTGATGAATTGATTCTTGTTCCTCATCTAGCATTACATCTAATTCCTTTTGCTGCTTTACCAATTGCAGAAAGTCAATATCTGGGAGATAAATTTTTAATTCGTTACGTTCCTAGCTGCCAAATTTTAGAATTTTGTCACAACCGTCCCTCAGTCAGTAGTCTTATGAACTACGGTATTGTTGAAGATGCTACTGAAGATTTACCCTACGCTAATTGGGAAGGAGAACAACTAGCAAATTTGTATGATATTCCTGATAATCAACGTTTAAAAGGTATTCAAGAAGCTAGTGTCAGCAACTATCGTCAACTGATACAAAAAGTTCAAGTAATTCATTCTAGTCATCATGCGCGATCGCGTCTTGATAATCCTCTAGAATCAGTATTAATTTTAGGAGATGGCTATATTACGTTAAGTCAGTTATTAACTCCAAGTTGGCGCACTCCTCAGTTAGAAGACGTATTTCTATCTTGCTGCGAAACTGGCTTGGGTGTTGCTGAAATAACCGACGATATTCTCACTCTTTCAACAGGTTTTCTTTGTGCTGGCGCTAAAAGTGTTATCAGTACACTCTGGGCAGTAGATGACTTGGCAACAGCACTATTTTCACTATTTTACTATCAATCCCGACATCAGGGAAACAAACGACTGCAATCAATTAGACAAGCTCAATTTGAACTGCGTACCCTTACAGGTGAAACTCTTACCACCATTTACAAACCTAAGTTAAGTTCTTTTTTGACGCAGAAAGGTAAGGAAACCTACACGCTGCGTAAAAAAACTCAAGAAGAACGGGATATTCATCCACAAGATTCTCAAATGTATCAGCAACGCAATGAAGAATATAAAAAGTATGCCAAAATCGGCAACCGAATTTATGACGCAAAAAAAGATTTGGAATCTTTTTGTGGAGAGTCTAAACCTTTCTCTCACCCTTATTATTGGGCAGCTTTCACCTGTTCTGGGTTAAATTGATAACTGCAATCTCTGAAGTATAACGGTTATATCTCTGTTTATGAAGTTATGATTTCTAACTCTAAAATACTCGCCTGCAAAGTTTGACGATACTTTTCTTCAGTTACCATCGCACTCATGCGCTAAGAGCGATCGCATTAACAGCGCCAATCAGTGTAAGTTCAGAAATTCTTGAAAATAATAAAAATACTAACTTACCGAATGATATGATCCCGTATTTTCGTTAAATTCCCATCCCATACCCGATTTATCCTTGCCCTTGCACCATGCCACAAAAAGCGGTGGGTGCAGCTTAATTCGCTGTTCGCGTACAGTTTCTACGCTTACACCAAGTCTTGAAGCTAAACCTTCTTCCGTCAACGGTTGGATTCGGGGAGTATGCCCTTTGAAGGATGAATTATTGTACGATTTATTGCCCCGCCTCGGTTGGTTATTGAGATGATTTTGAATTTTAATAATCGCCTCGGTAAACTGTGTCATTCGGGCTGTTATCCCCTCAATTTTTTCTGATAAATCGGCGAGATTATGGATTGCTGTGGTTTCGTTGCTAGATTCACTTGAAAACTGTGACTCCAGCTTATCAAGTCGTGAGCAAATAGCTAATATCGTTTCATTGGTCGGGTTGGGGTGACTATTGTTACTAGTAACTAAGTACTCCTCAACACTTGCCTTAATCTTAGAGTCCAAGCGTTTATCTAAATTATCGCCACCAATTGCATCAAGGTTATCTATATCATCTAGGTAGAGTTCGATAAATTGGGTGAGCGTGGCTGTTGCCGTCGTCCCTTTCGACTTACAACGGGCGATAAACTGCTCCCACATCTTTTGGTCGCAGTTAAAAGATGCCAGTTTCTTGTTTTTCCCTGTTTGGCTCATGTCTAGGTACTATCTAGGTTAACCGGGACTGGACACGACCGAATAAGCGCGTCATCCCGAAAAGATAACTACCTTGACACTATCATTTTGGAGCGCATGAGCGCGATGGCGTACCCGCCATGAACCGGTGGCGATTGCTTTTTTACCGATGTTTGCTTTTCTTACGCAGTGCGTGAGAAGTTCCAACACGCCCGACATGGTGAATGTACTTTGCAGTTGTCGCAGGCGAAGCATGGCCCAAATCTGCCTGCAAGTCAAAATCAGAAGCTCCATTTTTCTTAGCCAGCGTCGCATGAGTGTGGCGCAGAAAATGGGCGCTGAATTTTATTCCCGCAAAAGCAGAAATTTCCGCCATCATTAACCGCAATCCGCGATCGCTTAGAGGTT
Protein-coding sequences here:
- a CDS encoding GNAT family N-acetyltransferase, which translates into the protein MQRKIELKRGVDNTSVEAYLVDLVQRHVDDYVNYWVESLRLFSQEDKYWDWIFKLRYIANQENLEGYAIECENKTQGLMIIETQMHGSRLNIGKRLVYVDGIATAPTNRIEIQRPPQFKGVGQALLNFARIRSVELGYEGRIGLHSLPRSEGFYEKQNMLNCGSEEEYENLVYFEYGVLRRR
- a CDS encoding HNH endonuclease, producing MYGNRCCWCSKQMTKSERTIEHLVPKSLGGSNSLSNLRLACFTCNNSRGNSLLPPQNRNIFELTNRTYE
- a CDS encoding WGR domain-containing protein — encoded protein: MTVKIAYELDKWLQSKWQRDTRFYTLTLCQNLFGEWTITKTWGSAIYRGFGKSKDLDCPDYQAALITYYKLQERREKRGYKRVDPESRY
- a CDS encoding DUF1822 family protein, which produces MNSTTSPLLMVPLDLEIHSRARHLAAQQSTVEKGKRVYLNALAVYAVHSFLKWLQIPTDFNLSDSWNPVKAALSNVADLVIPNVGTLECRPVLPQETVILLPDTIENKIGYVAIQFQESLDSVQLLGFAPAVDEVNPPAQLAVSELQPIESLLEQITRLEVAIAFLQTDDSVAVQVRSVLDNKPLSEIVAQFELLYRTGDEFEWRYAGGEILAGDTRAVGATRETIQQDDSELQDLAEMLLEKLAEIWGDVA
- a CDS encoding CHAT domain-containing protein; the encoded protein is MAKGFGYQKSPDFTQRQKAYFKLIKQLLNCPSGREMKILRKYAHLVDAGFVETLEMVAQIRVNQGDIRSAYFLRNFAHWLGEELELYRDEPSATDNLIRPPAFLGEILWAISQNKGNPQAVYPLLKANLDQLNDNFYEQFNYWINFSLLNNVPTTEKLALTKGIVDFCIMLWAFPFGNRAINLEISITGLEAATKIFTRQIVPEIWANIQLNLAPAYRHRIRGNRADNQEKAIAACNNGLLIYTSDSFLQEWASLQSNLGLVYTDRIIGDKAENLEKSISCYEAALKVVNRAQLPELWGTLQNNLGNAYLFRIQGDEAQNLEKAIACYQVALQVRTRSASPYYWASSQHNLANAYTQRILGNKQKNLEKAISAYINALEVYTVSDYPERWAGTKTNLGNAYWETGQITEALECFRAALQVFTPTKFPRDCIQTGLSLGKTALAAGMKAEAFEGYAVAIEAVEQSRHWAGISQKQEIPEEILAYTEMVFFCITNGQQDKAREYANRSGKQKILTLLDNYEIHQINSNSQFLGQILKVIAENNGESAAVYQILENNLNELNEEFIQRLQMFKYVFRELPSGQAIQLAATIFTFSNLIQRFPQGDQAINFKIAATGYELATTIFTKKDFPEQWEEIEYASRELFQIQLFEAVFKNLDKNLENPKAVVYPLLEANKHKLDERFATVLRLKTTAILSEAPPEYAKFIAASLVDLSLLIKEFRQGSEANNLEIAITGYEIASKVLTCQAFPEQWGMCQFMLGNAYHRRIKGEQAENLEQSLSYLHNALQVCNREQFPELWAEIYSHLAIAYGYRIRGDQVENAELAIKAGEAAMQVWTHDKSPEGWGKIQNNLGIIYRDRILGDKAENLEQAIACYQNALSIRTREDFPELWAQTQFNIGSAYRQRLRGDAAENVEMAIAANQSALQVYTKAAFPTNWAEVHINLANAYLHRIHGDRSQNLEKAIAAHQSALQVFTKDKSPRQWAMTQMNLGNVFLMQQQIEAAITSYRSALKIFTPTAFPNECLKVGEMLGNTAFDIGDWAEAIRGYSVAIEAVETSRIWVISESRRQGILANSLHIYQNMVQACINNKQLNKAVEYVERSRSKRLVDLMASNDLYSDGEIPAEIQQYLQDFEAIQRQIDNELRHHYNSSNLDGNKLGKSPHSRAANEAYNETIADLEAEKQQIWEQMRRLDPVLAGQIQVSPMNLSSIQQLIKLPTTAILSFYTTLNDTHIFVIRQSQITLHTCTGLGFETLQSSILTHWLEQYVHHKDTWKEQFSFLIAELAEVLKFNDLIAQHLKNIDELILVPHLALHLIPFAALPIAESQYLGDKFLIRYVPSCQILEFCHNRPSVSSLMNYGIVEDATEDLPYANWEGEQLANLYDIPDNQRLKGIQEASVSNYRQLIQKVQVIHSSHHARSRLDNPLESVLILGDGYITLSQLLTPSWRTPQLEDVFLSCCETGLGVAEITDDILTLSTGFLCAGAKSVISTLWAVDDLATALFSLFYYQSRHQGNKRLQSIRQAQFELRTLTGETLTTIYKPKLSSFLTQKGKETYTLRKKTQEERDIHPQDSQMYQQRNEEYKKYAKIGNRIYDAKKDLESFCGESKPFSHPYYWAAFTCSGLN
- a CDS encoding DUF6262 family protein, translating into MAKQLNREKQTAVLLSAQQKRKEQKREQVFRAIEEIKKSGKPLTFPNIAQVAGCSISYLYKWTELTEYIHDLQSQKTQQLNSLESKQPGPHSLKTLSEVFKQRIRELSAENKELKRQNQNLRGHVAEIFELKSECERLRTQIKQLTTPESSPKVVSLNSVPKKSDNGELKNLSQEITHLITEMGIKIGVRLKQEIAKHEPERVKLAISAFEQYRSHNSIESPGACLLAMIRDEAEPNVPLKAMTPLEDEFERWYCQAIESGFCQDVPKKYLPIQQGEIQVRVNNDKFSSGYELLSWQIAKAKMELDEDSSIS